Within the Candidatus Delongbacteria bacterium genome, the region TGGCCACGGCCCGCGAGCTGCGCCCCGGCCTGACGGGCGGTCTGACCGTGAAGGTGCTGCACCGCAATCTGGTGGAGCGCACAGGCTCCGGGGTGGGCCTGGACGCCGGCCTGCGCTGGCAGGTGCGCGAGCCGCTCAGCCTGGGGCTGGCCCTGCGCGACGCCACGGGCAGCCTGGTGTTCTGGGACGACGGCCAACAGGACTGGATCGCGCCGGAGTGGGCCCTGGGAGCCGCCTGGGAGCAGGCGCTGCCCCGGCTGCGCAGCCGCCTGGCCGCCGAGCTGGACCTGCGCGGCGAGTTGGAGGGCGCGGTGCCCGACCGCGACGGCGCCTGGCGCCGGGCCTGGCTGCACGGCGGGCTGGAGTGGGTGCTGCTGGAGCGTCTGGCCCTGCGCGGCGGCGTGGCCGAGGGTGATCCCGCCGCCGGCGCGGGCCTGTTCGTGGGCCGTTGGGCGCTGGACTACGCCTGGCGCCCGCATCCCGAGCTGGGGGCCTCGCACCTGGTGACCCTGAGTGTCCGCCTGCCCTGAGCGGCCTCGAAGAAGAAAGCTCGACACGAAGCACAAGCTCGACACGAAGAGCACGAAGAGCAGAGAAGAACACGAAGCGTTGCTTGGTTTGAGTCCAAGCAAGGCTTCCCGTGACCTCCTTCAACCGGGATTCGTCTTCGTGTCCTTCGATCGACTTCGTGCCCTTCGTGTCCAGCAGTGATATCCGAGTTCCGCTTCGACACGAGGAACAGCTCGACACGAAGAACACGAAGGGCGGAGTAGAGCACGAAGCGTAGATTGGATGGAGTCCAAGCGTTACGTCCCGTGACCTCCTTCAACCAAAGATTGTCTTCGTGCCCTTCGATCGCCTTCGTGATCTTCGTGTCCAGTGTGGTGGAAAAAGAGCCCCCCAAACCAGCGGAGGATGACGCATGGCCGACCGGCGCGAGGAACTGCTCAAGCTGCAGGACCAGGCCCAGGAGCTGGGCGGCGCGGCCCGTGTGGCGCGCCAGCACGAGGCGGGCAAACTGACGGCCCGCGAACGGCTGGACCTGCTGCTGGATCCGGGCTCCTTCGACGAGACGGACATGCTGGTCCGCCACCAGTCCACGGCCTTCGGCCTGGACCAGAACCGGCCGCTGGGCGACGGCGTGGTCACCGGTTTCGGCCGCATCCTGGGGCGGCCCGTGGCCGTGTTCAGCCAGGACTTCACCACCCACGGCGGCAGCCTGTCCCAGGCCCACGGCGCCAAGATCTGCAAGATCATGGACCAGGCCCTCAAGGCGGGCATCCCCATCGTCGGGCTCAACGACTCGGGCGGCGCGCGCGTCCAGGAAGGCGTGGCCAGTCTGGGCGCCTACGCGGACATCTTCCTGCGCAACACCCTGGCCTCGGGCGTGGTGCCGCAGATCAGCGCCATCCTCGGCCCCTGCGCCGGCGGGGCCGTCTACAGCCCGGCGATCACCGACTTCACCATCATGGTCGAGAAGTCCAGCTACATGTTCGTCACCGGGCCCAAGGTGGTGAAGACCGTGACCCACGAGGAGGTCAGCAGCGAGGACCTGGGCGGCGCGCGCACCCACTCCGGGCGCAGCGGCGTGGCGCACTTCGCCGAGGCCAACGAGGGCCGGGCCCTGCAGCGGATCCGCGACCTGCTCTCCTATCTGCCGCAGAACCAGCTGGACTCGCCGCGCGACCTGCCGGTCCAGGATCCCGTCGAGCGCGCCGATGACAGCCTGCGGACGGTGGTTCCCACCGATCCCAGCAAACCCTACGACATCCGCGAGGTGATCCTGCCGGTGGTGGACGCGGGCTCCTTCCTGGAGATCCACGCCGACTTTGCGCCCAACATCGTGGTGGGCCTGGCCCGGGTGGGCGGGCGCGCGCTGGGCGTGGTGGCCAACCAGCCGGCCGTGCTGGCGGGCGTGCTGGACATCGACGCCAGCCGCAAGGCCGCGCGCTTCGTGCGCTTCTGCGACGCCTTCAACCTGCCGCTGCTGACCTTCGTGGATGTGCCGGGCTTCCTGCCGGGGACTGACCAGGAGTGGCACGGGATCATCACCCACGGGGCCAAGCTGCTCTACGCCTACTGCGAGGCCACGGTGCCCAAGATCACGGTGATCACGCGCAAGGCCTACGGCGGCGCCTACGACGTGATGAGTTCCAAGCATATCCGCGGCGACGCCAATTTCGCCTGGCCCTCGGCGGAGATCGCCGTGATGGGCGCCAAGGGGGCCGTGGAAATCATCTTCAACCGCGAGATCCAGGCGGCAACCGACGCGGCGGCCACCCAGGAGCGGCTCAGCCAGGATTACCAGGAGCGCTTCGCCAGCCCCTGGATCGCCGCCGAGCACGGCTACGTGGACGCCGTGATCCTGCCCGAGCAGACCCGGCTCCGGGTCCACCGGGCGCTGGAGCTGCTGCGCAACAAGGCCGACCGCAACCCGCCGCGCAAGCACGGCAACATCCCGCTTTGAGCGAGAGCCCGCCCCGTCCGTCGGCGGAACCGCTGCATCATCTGACCCGCCCGGGCCGGCCCGTGGCACCGCACCGCTTGGACTGGTGGACCCGGCTGCTGGAGCGCAGCGCGGGCCTGCGTCCGGCCTTGGCCGTGTTCGCCTTCACGCTGTTGGGCGGCACGCTGGGCTACCACTTCCTGGAAGGCTGGCCCCTCCTGGAATGCTTCTACATGACGGCCATCACCATCACCACGGTGGGCTTCGGCGAGGTGCGGCCCCTGGATGGACTGGGGCGCCTGTTCACCTTATTGCTGATCCTGGTGGGCACCGTGTCCATCGGCTACGTGGTCTCCAGCGTGACGGCCACGCTGGTGTCCGGGGAAGTCCGCCGCATCCTGAGGGGGCAGCGCATGGAGCGCCGATTGAACCGGATGAAGGGGCACGTGATCCTCTGCGGCTGGGGCAAGATCGGGCGCGAAATCGCCCGGGAGTGCACACGGGCCGGGTTGGAATTGTGCGTGCTGGAGCAGGACGAGCGGCTGGTGGAACAAGCGCTGGAGGAGGGGCTGGTGGCCCTCTGCGGCGATGCCACCGACGGCCAGGTGCTGGAGCGCGTGGGCATCCGCCAGGCCCACGGCCTGCTGACGGCCCTGCCCAAGGACAGCGACAACTTGTTCGTCGTGCTCACCGCCCGGGAACTCAACCCCACCGTGCGCATCGTGGCTCGGGGTCTGGAACCCTCCTCCGAGGCGCGCCTGAAGCGGGCCGGCGCCGACCACGTGGTCAGCCCCTACGTGATCGGGGGGCGGCGGATGGCCGCCGTGCTGGTGCAGCCGGAGATCGTGGACTTCCTCGACATCTTCATGAGCCAGGACGAATTGGGCTTCAGCCTGAGCCGGCTGCTGATCAAGCCCGGTTCCCTGCTGGAAGGGCGCACCCTGCTGGAGGCCCGGCTGCGCGAAGTGAGCGGCGGGGCGCTGGTGCTGGGGCTGTCCCGGGAGGGGGGCCTGCTGCCGCTGCCGACGGTGGAGCAGCGTTTCCAGGCGGGCGAAACGCTGATCCTGCTGGGCAGCCGCGCGATGCTGGAGCGCCTGCAAGCCGCGGGATTCTAGCCGGCAGGACAGCGCAGCGGCGAGCGCCGCTCCAGCGATCCTGTCCAATTGCCAACCTGTTCCCGCCATTCCACGTCGGCCGCGGGCGCCCGGACCCTGCAACTGGACGTCCCGCGCCGTCCCCTGCTGTTCCCGTCCCGCCGCCGGAACGTCGGTCCGCCCGTCGGGGTTGACCCGGCCTTCATAAGGCGGGGGCGGCATGTACACCCAGATCTGGACCGCGGCGTTGTCGGGCGTGGAGGCGCAGAGCGTGCGCGTGGAGTGCCACGCGGCGCCCGGCCTGCCCAAGGTGGTCCTCACCGGTCTGCCCGACAAGGCGATCCAGGAGGCCGTGCCGCGCATCTTCAGCGCCGCGCGGCTCTCGGGCCTGCCCATCTCCCTTTCCCAGCGCATCGTGATCAACCTGGTGCCCGGCGACCTGCGCAAAAGCGGCTCGGCCTTCGATCTGCCCATCGCGCTGGGCCTCCTGGCCGCCCTGGGCCTGCGTCCCGCCGAGAGCCTGGGGCGCACCCTGGTGCTGGGCGAACTGGCCCTGGACGGGCGGATCGAACCCGTGCGCGGCGTGCTCTCGCTGGTCTGCGCCCGGGAGGAGCAGGTGGAGCGCGTGCTGGTGCCGGCGGACAACCTGGCCGAGGCGCGGGCGGGCTGCAGCCTGCCCTTGGCGGCGGCCTCCACGTTGCGCGAAGCCCTGACCTGGCTGGTGCGCGACACGGCGGAGTGGGGACAGGGCCAGCACGCGGAGCTGGACGCGGAGGCGGGACCGCCCGGGCCGGATCTGGCGCACGTGCGCGGCCAGCAGCAGGCGCGCCGGGCGCTGGAGATCGCCGCCGCGGGCGGGCACAACTTGCTCCTGGTGGGCTCGCCGGGCTCGGGCAAGACCCTGCTGGCCCGCTGCCTGCCCGGGATCCTGCCGCCGCTCTCGCCCGCCGAGCGCCTGGAGGCCAGCCGCATCCACTCCGTGGCCGGCCTGCTGCCGCCGCGCCAGGGCCTGCTCCGCCAGCGGCCCTTCCGCGCGCCCCACGCCACCATCTCCGACGCCGGGCTGGTGGGCTCCGGCCGGGCGCCCCACGTGGGCGAGGTCAGCCTGGCGCACCGCGGCGTGCTCTTCCTGGACGAACTGCCCCAGTTCCGCCGCCAGACGCTGGAGCAGCTGCGGCAGCCCCTGGAAGACGGGCGCGTGCTGATCTCCCGGGCCGCGCTGCGGCTGGAACTGCCGGCGCGCTTCACGCTGGTGGCCGCCATGAATCCCTGCCCCTGCGGCATGCTGGGGGATCCGCGCCGGCGTTGTCGCTGCCCGGAGATCGAACGCCTGCGCTACGCCTCGCGCATCTCGGGGCCGGTCCTGGACCGCATCGACCTGCAGGTGGCGGTGCCCGCGCTGCCGCCGGAGGACCTGCTGCGCAGCGCGCCGGCCGAGGACAGCGCCCACGTGGCCGCCCGGGTGGCCGAGGCGCGGGCGCGCCAGCAGCGGCGCTACGCGGGCCGGCACCCGGGCAGCTCCAACTCGGAGCTGGAGGGGGCGGAGATCCGGGCCTGGTGCCCGCTGGGGGAGGCCGAGGCGCGCCTGCTGGGGCTGGCCATCCAGCGGGAATCCTTGAGCGGGCGCAGCGTGGACCGGCTGCTCAAGGTGGCGCGTACCATCGCGGACCTGTCGGGCCAGGGGGGCATCGGCACGGGGGAGCTGGCCGAGGCTCTGCTGCTGCGCACGGGTCGCGACTGGAGCCGCGCCGCGGCGGGGGCCGAGGCGTGAACCGGCCCGGGCCGGCGACGGGCCGGCGCGAGAACCAGGTGGGCGGCGAGGTGCTGGGCGCCGCGTTGGCCGTCCATCGCACGCTGGGTCCCGGACTGCTGGAGCAGGTCTACAACCGGGCCCTGGCCGTCGAACTGGAGTGGCGCGGGCTGCGCGTGCTGCGCGAGCAGCCCATGCCCGTGCGCTACCGGGGCATCGAATTGGAGCCGGGTTACTTCGCCGATCTGCTGGTGGAGGACTGCGTGCTGGTGGAGTTGAAGAGCGTGGAAATCTTGCAGAAAGTGCATTTCAAGCAACTGCTCACATATCTGCGGCTGTCGGGGCTGCGGCTGGGCTATCTGATCAATTTCAACGCGCCGCAGCTGATGGACGGCCTGGTGCGGATGGTGAACGGCCTGCCTGAGAGTTGAAGCTCACGCAGCGGACGCGGAGACCCTCTGCGCTCTCCGCGCCCGCTGCGTGAGACCGGCACGAAAACGGGGCCCCGCAGGGCCCCGTTTCAGGATCAGTCTTGCCAGATCGGCTACTTGATCAGCACGGCCTTCAGGGTGTGGGACTGCCCACCCGCCGTGAGCGTGCAGAAGTAGACGCCCGAGCCGAAGCGCGTGGCGTCCCAGGTCACCTGATGGCGACCCGCGCCGCGCACGCCCAGCTCCAACTCTTCCACCAGGGCGCCGCGCATGTCGTGCACGGTGAGCGTGGCCGCCGCCAGCGAAGGCTGCGTCCAGCTGATCGTGGTGGAGGGGTTGAAGGGATTGGGGAAGTTGGGCTCCACCGCGAAGGTGAACTCCCGACCCTCGCCCAGGCCGGACTCCATGTCGATGATCGACATGCTGTAAGGATGGGTCTCGCCGGGACCGGCGAAGTCGGCCACGAGGAAATAGTCGCCGGCCGGCACGTTGGCCATGGTCAGGGTCTCGCCCTGGGGTCCGGCGCCGTTGACGTTGACGGCCGCGCCGCAGCTGGAATGAGGTTGCGCGCAGTTGCCCAGCAGCAGGATCACCTCGTCGGCGTCCCCGTCCCCGTGCAGGGTGACCTGCAGGTCCGTGGTCTGGCTGAGCACCAGGCGGGTCACTTCGTCGCGACCCGGGCTGCTGATGCCGCCCGGGCAGCCGGTGCCGTCATGATGGACCATCATGGGGGCCGGCCGGGCCATCTGGACGATGTCGTGGAAGTTGCCCACGTCGACGTAGTTGTCGCAAGGATCCTCGGGCTGGCTGGGGGTTCCGAAAACCAGCGAGTAGTTCTGCGGTTCGGAGACGCCCTCGAAGGTGCTGTGGCCGATGGCCAGGAAGTAGTCACCCGCGGGCAGGTTGGGGAGTGTGATGGTCTCGGGCGCGCAGGCCGGCGCCTCGTTCACCTCCAGCAGCACGGAGCCGGCCGGATCGAAGTCGGTGATGAACAGGGCCGCGTCGAAGGCGTCCACCTGGGCCGTGAAGGTGACCGTGTCGGCCACGTCCAGATGGAAGCGGTACCAGTCCATGTCGCGCTGGCCGGCATTGGCCCAGACGGCGCCGCAGATGGTCTGGCCCAGAGCGATCTGGCCGTAGTTGCTGTTGGGCGGCGTGGCGTTCCAGCCGTCGTTGGGCTCCACTTCCGGCGTGCCGACGCACTCCACCGGCAGGTGGCCCGAGCAGGGGTCGCCCGAGCAGGTCAGCGCCAGGGAATAGGTCTGGGGCGTGGTCAGGTCGGGGTCTCCCACGTGCTCCACCACCAGATAGTAGGCCCCGCCCGTCAGACCCGTCACCGTGAAGGCTTCGCTGAAGCAGCGGCCGAACACGTTGGAACTGGCCACGGTGGCGCCGTCCACGGTCTGCTCGCGCAGGCTGATCCGGCCGTTGAAGTCGGAGACGTCCAGGCTGACGCTGATGTTGCCGCCGAAGTGGTTGTAGAGGTACCAGTCCGTGTCCGTGTCGGCGCCGCTGGAGAGCAGCGTGCCGCAGACGGTCTCGTCGCAGTGGATCAGGTTGTAGCTGGCGTTGTTGTCGTTCCAGCCTTCGTTGGGCTCCACTTCCTGCGTGCCCGCGCAGTCCACGGGATCGCAGTCCGGCACCGGCGAATAGAGGATGGTCAACTCGTTCTGGATCAATCCGCCGTCGCTGTTGTCGTTGTAGGTCAGGCCGATGGTGCCGTCGGAGTTCTCGATGCCCAGCGTGGCGTTGGCGATGTCGCCCAGCAGGCTGGCGTAGTTCACCTGGATCACGCCCGTGGAGCTCAGGATGGCCTGGAAGGTGTTGAGGCCGGTGGCGTTGCCGTAGTCCGGCACGTTCTCGTACTGGACGATGAAGCGCTCGTTCGCCGCATCCGCGAAGTAGGAGACGGTGCCGCCCGTGCTCGGGTTCAGGTCGTCCCAGAACAGGGCGATCAGGTTGTTGGGCAGCTGGACGCCGGGCAGGTAGTGTCCGCCCAGGCTGGTGCTGCCCGTCCCGAAGCTCAAGTGGCCGTTGGAGCTGATGAACAGCTCGCTCATGGGCTGGCCGTAGAAGGGGAAGGTGATGCCCATGGAGACCGGGCCGCTGAAACTGTCGTCCGTCAGGGTCACGGCCGTGCCCTGGCCGCCCAGGTCCACCCACTCATAGGCCGGCCCCGCCGGGTTCAGCGAGCTGATCCACGTGTAGCCGAAGGCGTCGGGTCCGCCGAAGGTGGGCGGGCTGCCCCAGTAGCCGGTCTCGGCGTTGGAGGGCTGGGATTCGCCGGCGGTGAACTCGGCGGTCACCGTGTAGGTGTAGGTCACGTCGGCCGCGCTGCCCGTGTCGACGTTGTCCACGAAGACCAGGTCCGTGGTCTGGGTCAGCAGTTCGCCGTCCCGGTACAGGCGGTACTGGATGAACTGCCGCTCCGACTCTTCGAACAGGCCGCGCCAGAGAGCCCGGGCGGCTTCCTTGGCCAGTCCGCGCTCGTCCATCAGGCGCTGGACGGCCTCGTCCTCGTCGCGCGGCGTGCGGTCGCCGAACCAACTGGCCATCAGTCCCGGATTCACGGGGGGCTGCCAGGAGATGTTGGTCTGGGAGAGCAGACCGTCCGAGGCGCTGAGGTTGATGGGCGGCCACTGGCTGCTCACCAGCTGGAAGCTCCAGGTCATGGAGGCGCGCTCGTTGTTCTCCGTGTCCGTGGCCTCGATGTGGTAGGCCACCGTCGTGCCGGCGGGCTGGTGCGGGATGTTGCCCGTCCAGGTGTCACCGGCGCCGTGGGTCATGGCCACGCTCTGGGCGGCGCCGCCGTTCAGGCTGTACTCCACCAGGGCCGAGGCCACGCCCAGCTCGCTGGTGATCTGGGCGCTCACCACGTGGGCGCCGGGCAGTTCGGTCTCCACATCCGTCAGCGGCGTGTGGGCGATGAGCGGCCCCACCGGGTAGGTGAAGCGGATGGCCACCTGGTCGGCCAGCGGCGCGCCCGTGCCGTCGAAGTTGTAGAGCAGGCCGTCGGCGCCCGTGATGTCCTCGATGCCCATGGTGACGTCCAGGATCTGCGCTTCGGCCAGATCCAGGTACTGGACGAGGATGGTGCCGTCGGCGTGCAGGATGACCTGGAAGGTGTGGGGCGTGGTCTGGCTGCCCAGCGGGGTGACGTTGTTCCACTGGATGATGGCGCGCTCGTTATCCGTGTCGTCCAGGAAGTAGACGCTCCCCGTGGCGGGGACGTACAAGTCGTCCCAGAGGGCGAAGACGCAGCCATTGGGCTGGTTGACGTTGGGGATGGTCGTGTTGCTGTAGGTGGTCGAGACGGTGCCGAAGTTCACGTAGCCGTTGGTCACCACGGAGGCCGTGGTGTAGGTCGCGTCATAGAAGGGGAAGGGGAAGCTCAGATTGATGGCGGTCTGGGCGTCGTCCCCGGTCAGGGCCAGCAGGGTGCCGGTGGCCGTGATGTCCTCCCACTGGAAGGTCGGGCCGCCCTCGGCGCTGCTGTTGGCCCACGTGTAGCCGAAGCCGTCCGGTCCGCCTTCCGTTTGCCCCAGCGACCAGTAGCCGTCGTCGCTGTTGGAGGGATCCGAGAGGCCCGCCGTGAATTCGGCGCGCACGGTGTAGGTGTAGGTGACGTCCGGATCGGCGCCGGCGGCCAGATTGTCCACCAGGCTCAAGGCCGTGGTGCTGCCGATCTGCTGGGCGCCGCGGTAGACGCGGTACTGGATGAAGGCGCGCTCGGCCTCGCCGAAGAACTCGTCCCAGACGGCATAGGCCTGGGCCTTGCTCAGGCCTTCGCCCTGCACCAGCCGGTCGATGAACTCGTCCTGGCTGCGCGGCAGCGGAGTGCCGAAGCGGGCGGCCAGCAGCCCCGGATTCACGGGGGGCAGCCAGGTGATCACCGTCGAGAGCAGGCTGCCGTCCGTGGCGGCCAGGCTCAGGGGCGGCCAGGTGTAGCTCACCACGCTGAAGCTCCAGGTGGCGCTCACGGCCAGGGCCTCGTTGGGTCCGGCGTCGTTGGCCTCGATGTGGTAGGCCACGCTGCTGCCCATGTCCAGGTGCGGGATCAGGCCGCTCCAGACCTCCCCGGTCACGTTGGACATGGTGACGGTCACGGGCGCGCCGCCGTTCACGGTGTAGAGGATTCGAGCCGCGCTGACGCCGCTCTCGTCGCTGATGGTGGCCGTCACCTCATAGCCGCCCTGGAGTTCGGTCTCCACACTCTGCAGCGGGGTGTGGGCGATCAGCGGGGGCACGAAGTCGCCCTCCTGGGGCGTGATGGCCACGGCCAGCTCGTTGTTGATCAGGCCGCCGGCGTTGTTGTAGTTCACCTGCAGGCCGATGGTGCCGGTGGAGTTCTCGATGCCCACCGTGGCGCTGGTCCGGTCGCCCTGGATGTCCAGGTACTGGATCTCGATGCGCCCGTCGCTGTGCAGGATGCCCTGGAAGGTGTTGGGCAGACCGTTCGGGCCGGGATAGTCCGGCACGCCCGTGTACTGCACGATGAAGCGGCCGTTCTCCGGCTCGGACTGGTACTGGATGGCGCCCACGCCGTCGCCGGGATCCAGGTCGTCCCAGAACAGGGCGATCAGGTTGTTGGGCGTGCTGGTGGTGGGCAGGGCCTGGTTGCTCAGGCTGCCGTTGCCCGTCCCGAAGGTGAGGAAGCCGTTGCAGGCGATGTAGACCTGGGAATAGGCGGCGTCATAGAGCGGGAAGTTGAAGCCCAAGTCGTAGGGACCCGTGAAGCCGTCGTCGCTGAGCGCCGTGACGGGCGTGCCCGTGCCGGAGATGTCCACCCACTCGAAGCCCGGGCCCTCCGGGTGGTTGCTGTTCTGCCACATGTAGCCCATGGCGTCCGGGCCGCCTTCCGTGGGCCGGCCCACCATGTTGCCCGTGTCCGTGTTGGAGGGGTCGGATTCCCCCGCCGTGAACAGGGCCGTGACGTAGTACTCGTAGAAGACTTCCTGCTCGGGCGGGTAGTCGGTGTAGGCCAGGCTGGTGGAGGTGCCCACCAGCTCGCCGTCGCGGTAGACGTTGTAGTTCAGGAAGGCGCGCCCCGCCGGCTGGCCGGCGGCCTGCCACTCCGCCAGATCCTGCTGGTAGGCGGTCCAGGCCTCATCCTTGAGCGTGAACTGCCCCAGGTAGTCCTCGAACTCCGGCCGGGGACCCGCCGCGGCCTGCGCGACCCACACCGGGGCCGTCCAGGTCAGGTTGACGATGTCCAGCAGCCCCTCGCTGGCCGTGAGGCCCGTGGGCGCCAGGGTGTAGTCGATGACGCGGAAGCTCCAGCTGGCGCTGGTGCTGGTGTTGGGAGGGTTGGCCACGTCCATGGCCAGGATGTAGTAGCTGATCGTCGATCCCATCGCCTGGCCCGGGATCGCCGCGCTCCAGGTGGGCGGCGTGCCCGCCGTCATGGGCACGCTGGCGAAGGTCCCGCCGTTGACCTGGTAGTACACGGTGGCGCCGCCCACGCCGGACTGGCTGTCCACCAGATCGGCGTTGACCACGTAGCTGTTGGCTCCGCCCGCCAGATCCGTGTTGCCCAGCGGCACGTGGGTGATCTGCGGACCCGTGATGTCGTCTTCCGAGATGAAGAACTGCACGGCCTTGTTGTTCTCAATGGTCATGCCGGCGTTGTTGTAGTTCGCCGTCAGGCCGATGGTGCCGGTGGAGTTCTCGATGCCCACGGTGGCGCTGGTGCGGTCACCCTGGATGTCCAGGTACTGGATGACGATCCGCCCGTCGTCGTAGAGAATGCCCTGGAAGGTGTTGGGCGGACTGCTCGGCCCGGGATAGTCCGGCACGCCCGTGTACTGGACGATGAAGCGTCCGTTGGCGGCGTCGGCCAGGTAGTGGATCGTTCCCACGCCGTCGCCCGGATCCAGGTCGTCCCAGAACAGGGCGATCAAGTTGTTGGGTGTGGAGGCGGTGGGCAGGTTCTGGTTGCTC harbors:
- a CDS encoding acyl-CoA carboxylase subunit beta, coding for MADRREELLKLQDQAQELGGAARVARQHEAGKLTARERLDLLLDPGSFDETDMLVRHQSTAFGLDQNRPLGDGVVTGFGRILGRPVAVFSQDFTTHGGSLSQAHGAKICKIMDQALKAGIPIVGLNDSGGARVQEGVASLGAYADIFLRNTLASGVVPQISAILGPCAGGAVYSPAITDFTIMVEKSSYMFVTGPKVVKTVTHEEVSSEDLGGARTHSGRSGVAHFAEANEGRALQRIRDLLSYLPQNQLDSPRDLPVQDPVERADDSLRTVVPTDPSKPYDIREVILPVVDAGSFLEIHADFAPNIVVGLARVGGRALGVVANQPAVLAGVLDIDASRKAARFVRFCDAFNLPLLTFVDVPGFLPGTDQEWHGIITHGAKLLYAYCEATVPKITVITRKAYGGAYDVMSSKHIRGDANFAWPSAEIAVMGAKGAVEIIFNREIQAATDAAATQERLSQDYQERFASPWIAAEHGYVDAVILPEQTRLRVHRALELLRNKADRNPPRKHGNIPL
- a CDS encoding potassium channel protein, whose translation is MAPHRLDWWTRLLERSAGLRPALAVFAFTLLGGTLGYHFLEGWPLLECFYMTAITITTVGFGEVRPLDGLGRLFTLLLILVGTVSIGYVVSSVTATLVSGEVRRILRGQRMERRLNRMKGHVILCGWGKIGREIARECTRAGLELCVLEQDERLVEQALEEGLVALCGDATDGQVLERVGIRQAHGLLTALPKDSDNLFVVLTARELNPTVRIVARGLEPSSEARLKRAGADHVVSPYVIGGRRMAAVLVQPEIVDFLDIFMSQDELGFSLSRLLIKPGSLLEGRTLLEARLREVSGGALVLGLSREGGLLPLPTVEQRFQAGETLILLGSRAMLERLQAAGF
- a CDS encoding YifB family Mg chelatase-like AAA ATPase, with the translated sequence MYTQIWTAALSGVEAQSVRVECHAAPGLPKVVLTGLPDKAIQEAVPRIFSAARLSGLPISLSQRIVINLVPGDLRKSGSAFDLPIALGLLAALGLRPAESLGRTLVLGELALDGRIEPVRGVLSLVCAREEQVERVLVPADNLAEARAGCSLPLAAASTLREALTWLVRDTAEWGQGQHAELDAEAGPPGPDLAHVRGQQQARRALEIAAAGGHNLLLVGSPGSGKTLLARCLPGILPPLSPAERLEASRIHSVAGLLPPRQGLLRQRPFRAPHATISDAGLVGSGRAPHVGEVSLAHRGVLFLDELPQFRRQTLEQLRQPLEDGRVLISRAALRLELPARFTLVAAMNPCPCGMLGDPRRRCRCPEIERLRYASRISGPVLDRIDLQVAVPALPPEDLLRSAPAEDSAHVAARVAEARARQQRRYAGRHPGSSNSELEGAEIRAWCPLGEAEARLLGLAIQRESLSGRSVDRLLKVARTIADLSGQGGIGTGELAEALLLRTGRDWSRAAAGAEA
- a CDS encoding GxxExxY protein; this translates as MNRPGPATGRRENQVGGEVLGAALAVHRTLGPGLLEQVYNRALAVELEWRGLRVLREQPMPVRYRGIELEPGYFADLLVEDCVLVELKSVEILQKVHFKQLLTYLRLSGLRLGYLINFNAPQLMDGLVRMVNGLPES
- a CDS encoding T9SS type A sorting domain-containing protein, whose amino-acid sequence is MTTALLTETRRRLWPLVLGLILVAAPAWSAGRTSTSADAERDLIQKEKDADRQADLARSRNPQFGEGSGERESGGPDPYGYVWLDNNEAAGPEFEWVDISTTGTQITPTTDDGFTGPYALGFSFPFYDQAYTDVFVASNGFLTFGVGAGSLSNQNLPTASTPNNLIALFWDDLDPGDGVGTIHYLADAANGRFIVQYTGVPDYPGPSSPPNTFQGILYDDGRIVIQYLDIQGDRTSATVGIENSTGTIGLTANYNNAGMTIENNKAVQFFISEDDITGPQITHVPLGNTDLAGGANSYVVNADLVDSQSGVGGATVYYQVNGGTFASVPMTAGTPPTWSAAIPGQAMGSTISYYILAMDVANPPNTSTSASWSFRVIDYTLAPTGLTASEGLLDIVNLTWTAPVWVAQAAAGPRPEFEDYLGQFTLKDEAWTAYQQDLAEWQAAGQPAGRAFLNYNVYRDGELVGTSTSLAYTDYPPEQEVFYEYYVTALFTAGESDPSNTDTGNMVGRPTEGGPDAMGYMWQNSNHPEGPGFEWVDISGTGTPVTALSDDGFTGPYDLGFNFPLYDAAYSQVYIACNGFLTFGTGNGSLSNQALPTTSTPNNLIALFWDDLDPGDGVGAIQYQSEPENGRFIVQYTGVPDYPGPNGLPNTFQGILHSDGRIEIQYLDIQGDRTSATVGIENSTGTIGLQVNYNNAGGLINNELAVAITPQEGDFVPPLIAHTPLQSVETELQGGYEVTATISDESGVSAARILYTVNGGAPVTVTMSNVTGEVWSGLIPHLDMGSSVAYHIEANDAGPNEALAVSATWSFSVVSYTWPPLSLAATDGSLLSTVITWLPPVNPGLLAARFGTPLPRSQDEFIDRLVQGEGLSKAQAYAVWDEFFGEAERAFIQYRVYRGAQQIGSTTALSLVDNLAAGADPDVTYTYTVRAEFTAGLSDPSNSDDGYWSLGQTEGGPDGFGYTWANSSAEGGPTFQWEDITATGTLLALTGDDAQTAINLSFPFPFYDATYTTASVVTNGYVNFGTVSTTYSNTTIPNVNQPNGCVFALWDDLYVPATGSVYFLDDTDNERAIIQWNNVTPLGSQTTPHTFQVILHADGTILVQYLDLAEAQILDVTMGIEDITGADGLLYNFDGTGAPLADQVAIRFTYPVGPLIAHTPLTDVETELPGAHVVSAQITSELGVASALVEYSLNGGAAQSVAMTHGAGDTWTGNIPHQPAGTTVAYHIEATDTENNERASMTWSFQLVSSQWPPINLSASDGLLSQTNISWQPPVNPGLMASWFGDRTPRDEDEAVQRLMDERGLAKEAARALWRGLFEESERQFIQYRLYRDGELLTQTTDLVFVDNVDTGSAADVTYTYTVTAEFTAGESQPSNAETGYWGSPPTFGGPDAFGYTWISSLNPAGPAYEWVDLGGQGTAVTLTDDSFSGPVSMGITFPFYGQPMSELFISSNGHLSFGTGSTSLGGHYLPGVQLPNNLIALFWDDLNPSTGGTVSYFADAANERFIVQYENVPDYGNATGLNTFQAILSSTGVIQVNYASLLGDIANATLGIENSDGTIGLTYNDNSDGGLIQNELTILYSPVPDCDPVDCAGTQEVEPNEGWNDNNASYNLIHCDETVCGTLLSSGADTDTDWYLYNHFGGNISVSLDVSDFNGRISLREQTVDGATVASSNVFGRCFSEAFTVTGLTGGAYYLVVEHVGDPDLTTPQTYSLALTCSGDPCSGHLPVECVGTPEVEPNDGWNATPPNSNYGQIALGQTICGAVWANAGQRDMDWYRFHLDVADTVTFTAQVDAFDAALFITDFDPAGSVLLEVNEAPACAPETITLPNLPAGDYFLAIGHSTFEGVSEPQNYSLVFGTPSQPEDPCDNYVDVGNFHDIVQMARPAPMMVHHDGTGCPGGISSPGRDEVTRLVLSQTTDLQVTLHGDGDADEVILLLGNCAQPHSSCGAAVNVNGAGPQGETLTMANVPAGDYFLVADFAGPGETHPYSMSIIDMESGLGEGREFTFAVEPNFPNPFNPSTTISWTQPSLAAATLTVHDMRGALVEELELGVRGAGRHQVTWDATRFGSGVYFCTLTAGGQSHTLKAVLIK